The genomic segment CCTTATAGCAGGTGACCTGTTCCAGTGGCCGGGGACCTCTGCCTCCGATGCTATTGGTTTGGGACTGCATCACCCCTATGACCTGTGGTGTCCTTTGTTGGTTAATAGGAGAGTTCTGATTCGTTAACTGGATCAGAGAAGACGACCTCTGTAATATCGCGTTGTTGTTTTGCTAAAAAGAGATTAAACAAAATGTAATCATGGCAGAAGAAAATTCCATTGGCCTCCGCATCAAAGTGCAGTACATGGAGGTAAATCCTGTGACATGGTTGCTTCTGCCTCTTCAGGTACCGAGTAATCTGTAGGAGTTGCTATGCATGGAAATTAGGGACAGAATTCTGTTTTTCATGCTGTGAACAAGCAAAGGACATCAGGCTGAACAGGAGAACGTAAAGGTCCTACAAGCTGTACAAAAATAAGAGCAGTAACTGCAGGGATGAGCAGAATACAAGGTAAATAGAGAGAGGACACAGCCAAAATATATCAAGTCAATGTTCAATAGGtacacatttgaaaaaaaaatgaatatttataGTCCCCtataaaaacagagagagaaactagTTTAATTATCAGAAGACCATACTTCACAAATGAACAGCATCTGTTTTAAATCTCATATGCCTGATAAGGAAATGCAGTACCTTTGGCTGAATCTGTGTAGGCTGAGGCAGTAGGGGTTGCTCAGAGGTTCCCATTGGCAGCTCAAATCGAGGACTGGTTGACACAgacagagaaataaaaaatactaTTGAATTATAAAGGTAAAATAAATGGAAAGGAAGAGCAAGTACAGCATTAAACAGAACAGATGAAGGAGTATCACTGGATATGAAAGTATCCTCAAGAACATGGATGCTTACTTACAAAGTTTTTTATTTACATGTGCAGAGTTGATTTTCTACCACCTAGAGATGGCAATTGCTGCCAAATCTCCACATGACGGATGGTGAGAGAACAAATTCCAAAAGTTACTCACTGCATGAATTTACAAGTTGGCCCCTCTGGACAGAATCCCACCAGATAATTGACACAGATGACTCTTCGGGTGTGCCTATGTCTGCAGAGGGGACCTACAATCAAGCATTTACaaggacaaaaaaaaaggcatattCCTGTCAACTGTTCCCTCAGTAGGGAGAAGTCATGAAAAAGGCAAGAGTTACACTTGGTCAGCACCCTACCTTCTCAAGCTGTGGGCCTAGAAAAGGGAGACTGCAAGTGCTATAACTTCTCAGAGCCACCCTCTCCCATCTCTTTCTAAAAGTTACCTCTAGAACACAGCAGGGGCGATAAACTACAGCTTTCAGGGAacaagaaatggcagaaaatatGGCCTAAGCAATTTAAGCAAAGCCCTTAGCTGGCAGCAGTGACTGTTCCTGAtgaaattaataattatttatttaaaaacgtttgtTGCCCGTCCTTCCTACCttcagagcagggtacaataAGAACATACCCAGTCAAGTGAACGGCTAGAACAAGACCATGCATCAATCATACAAAGAAGGGGGAATAACCTGATTCTTCAGGATGGGGGTGGGTACGTTGAGATTGTGGCCAGAGGCGAGGGCAGTTATCTGCTACCGGTATGTAGCACCATCCAAGGAGGGACAAGTTACACAATCTATACTACCGAGGAAGTATTGACTACATGTGCTTTTGAAGTCTGGCTATTCTGTTCTGTTCTATCCCATTCCATTGGAAACAGAGGACAACTCAAGTCTCGTGCCACGTCTTAAACTGTTCATGAATGGTTCTGCTTTTCAGGCTGGTAAAGAGACGTACCGAGCAGAGCAGACTTACCATGTTTACAGAAGCCTCTGTCGTACCAAGGGCAGTCCTTAATCTTAGTATCTGGGTCAATATGTAAAAACGGGCACTCCTTGTTACTGCATTCTCCTGCAGGACAGTCAAACATAAGGAAAATAGATATTAATATTACAAGGAGAATAATGACCTGTCCAGAAATGCCACTGAAGTTATTCCACACTAGAAGTCCTGCAATGCTGAGCCAGTCCCAGACATTAAATCTACCCCCTGCCTCTGTTGTAATAAGCTGCAGGTTCTGGATCTTAACATGGCATCTGGGCATTTTGAAACCTACCACAGGAGCAAGGGGTACCATGAATGGGCTTTCATATGGGCTCTTGAAAGGGTCCTCCTGCCAGCTGGGGCTAGTCATTAAGAGTACTGGGATGGAAGAATCCCAATTCTGTGCTGTAATGGTCAGCCTAACTGCTGCAGTACCATTCTAGATACCAACAATTGGAGTTTCTTTTAACAGAGGCAGTTTCTCTATAGAAGACCTTATGTTACAATTATGTTCCAGCATGTTGATACCCattgta from the Rhinatrema bivittatum chromosome 14, aRhiBiv1.1, whole genome shotgun sequence genome contains:
- the CPSF4 gene encoding cleavage and polyadenylation specificity factor subunit 4 — translated: MQELIACVDHIRFDLEVAVEQQLGAQPLPFPGMDKSGAAVCEFFLKSACGKGGMCPFRHISGEKTVVCKHWLRGLCKKGDQCEFLHEYDMTKMPECYFYSKFGECSNKECPFLHIDPDTKIKDCPWYDRGFCKHGPLCRHRHTRRVICVNYLVGFCPEGPTCKFMHPRFELPMGTSEQPLLPQPTQIQPKQNNNAILQRSSSLIQLTNQNSPINQQRTPQVIGVMQSQTNSIGGRGPRPLEQVTCYKCGEKGHYANRCSKGHLAFLSGQ